One genomic window of Candidatus Kuenenia stuttgartiensis includes the following:
- a CDS encoding type II toxin-antitoxin system HicB family antitoxin, protein MQTFTVTIAKGEKFYIAQCKEHSNCFTQGKTIEEAIHNIKEVIELILEIKKPKIKVVLKEDLVNAL, encoded by the coding sequence ATGCAAACATTTACCGTTACCATAGCCAAGGGGGAAAAGTTTTACATTGCACAGTGCAAGGAACACTCAAATTGTTTTACTCAGGGGAAAACAATAGAGGAGGCCATTCATAATATAAAAGAGGTTATTGAGCTTATACTGGAAATCAAAAAGCCTAAAATAAAGGTGGTATTAAAAGAAGATCTTGTAAATGCCTTGTAA
- a CDS encoding pyridoxamine 5'-phosphate oxidase family protein: protein MSDSEAILSLLGTRDCFVAPLLAMTFFKGSVPILIMRRYHLQKKEREIKEFDEILDIIKKGKYITIAMCRKNEPYIVTLSYGFDKTKNAFYLHSALKGLKYEFLRENSSVCATIIDDKGYIINECAHAYRSLVVWGKMCLVGKGLWHGHTSCTSGKYPRTD from the coding sequence GTGAGCGACAGCGAAGCAATCTTAAGTCTTTTGGGAACAAGAGATTGCTTCGTCGCTCCACTCCTCGCAATGACATTTTTTAAGGGAAGTGTCCCTATATTAATTATGCGCCGATATCATTTACAAAAGAAAGAACGAGAAATAAAGGAGTTTGATGAAATACTCGATATTATAAAGAAGGGGAAATACATCACTATAGCAATGTGCAGGAAAAACGAGCCCTACATCGTCACCTTGAGCTATGGTTTTGATAAAACAAAAAACGCTTTTTATCTACACAGTGCATTAAAGGGATTAAAATACGAATTTCTAAGAGAAAATAGCAGTGTATGCGCAACAATAATAGATGATAAAGGTTATATAATTAATGAATGTGCGCATGCATATCGTTCACTTGTAGTATGGGGAAAAATGTGTTTGGTGGGAAAAGGTCTATGGCATGGACATACTTCTTGCACATCTGGAAAATACCCCAGAACAGATTAA
- a CDS encoding amino acid ABC transporter ATP-binding protein — MIKIRDLTKQYDHEPLFTGFHLDIAKGDIVSIIGPSGSGKSTLLRCINGLECFQKGKISVDELTIYGTLEPDYRYKKNNGVVEDIRRKIGMVFQQFNLFPHMTVLHNVMVASVHVLGINHPEAESRAMGMLQRVCMEKKAKSYPGQLSGGEQQRVAIARALTMKPEAMLFDEPTSSLDPEMTDDVLAVIRELVSEGMTTVIATHEMHFAKSISRQVIFLEKGKIVESGSPEMVFCNPQNIRTREFLSHFTV, encoded by the coding sequence ATGATTAAAATTCGTGACCTTACAAAACAATACGACCACGAGCCTCTTTTCACAGGTTTTCATCTTGATATTGCAAAAGGGGATATTGTCTCAATCATAGGCCCTTCGGGAAGCGGGAAAAGCACTCTATTACGTTGTATCAACGGACTTGAATGTTTTCAAAAGGGAAAAATTTCCGTTGACGAGCTTACCATATACGGCACGCTCGAACCTGATTACCGCTATAAAAAAAACAATGGTGTAGTAGAAGATATACGCAGAAAAATCGGAATGGTTTTTCAACAGTTTAATCTCTTCCCGCATATGACCGTTTTGCATAATGTAATGGTTGCGTCTGTACATGTTTTGGGGATTAACCATCCTGAAGCCGAATCGAGGGCGATGGGCATGCTTCAGAGGGTTTGTATGGAAAAAAAAGCAAAGAGCTACCCAGGCCAGTTATCGGGTGGAGAGCAGCAGCGCGTTGCAATTGCGCGCGCCCTTACCATGAAACCTGAAGCAATGCTTTTTGATGAACCTACATCCTCGTTAGACCCCGAAATGACAGATGATGTCCTTGCAGTCATAAGGGAATTGGTATCGGAAGGAATGACAACGGTTATTGCGACTCATGAAATGCATTTTGCAAAAAGCATTTCCCGGCAGGTAATTTTTTTGGAAAAAGGGAAGATTGTCGAGTCCGGAAGCCCTGAAATGGTTTTTTGTAATCCTCAAAATATTCGTACGAGAGAATTCCTCAGCCATTTTACCGTATGA
- a CDS encoding ABC transporter substrate-binding protein/permease, which produces MKRHFFTLSVISILLLAILHPYNTVCAGQDTLEKIRQTGVLTWGFDADGGAPYVFPDQRHPKKYIGFEVEIAEAIAKELGIKLNYFQNEWDSILMSLQRGDFDIALNGIEITPERQHSVLFSRPYFVFSEQIVVRASDFKINTFEDLHGKRVGTLYNTVAKQMLEKMGDVTIKIYSGQVEPFKDLLDNRLDAVFVDLPVASYYAKPNPQLRLVGGPVGEGYYGIALRKEDAALVEELNRVIEKLLRTGEIKKICRKWGLWNAAQEKLYLHEGLLQKYAENPPSPEERIPLIVTTFVPTLLKGALVTIGISVLSMMLAVSLGIVLAVMRLYGNTWIKKISTVYIEVYRGTPLLIQLYILYYGLPNIGITMSAFAAAILGLGMNYAAYEAEVYRAGIQAIPKGQTEAAFSLGMSGRLTFEKIIFPQALRITLPPITNDFISLFKDSSLVSVIALVELTKSYSILAASSMKFFQLGIITALLYFGMSYPLSLYSRRLEKRLNVF; this is translated from the coding sequence ATGAAACGACACTTTTTCACACTTTCGGTTATATCAATTCTACTTCTGGCAATACTCCATCCGTACAATACTGTTTGCGCCGGACAGGATACGCTGGAAAAGATCAGACAGACCGGCGTATTAACATGGGGTTTTGATGCGGATGGGGGGGCTCCTTATGTATTTCCAGATCAAAGGCATCCGAAAAAATATATCGGCTTTGAAGTAGAAATTGCAGAAGCAATTGCAAAAGAACTTGGGATAAAACTAAATTACTTTCAGAATGAATGGGATAGCATCCTCATGTCTCTCCAACGCGGCGATTTCGATATTGCATTGAATGGTATCGAAATTACACCCGAACGACAGCACTCCGTGCTATTCTCACGTCCATATTTTGTCTTTAGCGAACAAATTGTTGTCCGTGCCTCTGACTTCAAAATCAATACATTTGAAGATCTTCACGGTAAACGGGTAGGAACACTGTACAATACCGTTGCAAAACAAATGCTTGAAAAAATGGGGGACGTGACCATAAAGATATACAGCGGACAGGTAGAACCATTTAAGGATTTACTGGATAACCGCCTGGATGCCGTTTTTGTGGACTTACCTGTTGCTTCCTATTACGCCAAGCCAAATCCCCAATTGAGATTGGTAGGGGGACCGGTAGGGGAGGGATATTATGGCATTGCCTTACGGAAAGAAGATGCTGCGTTAGTGGAAGAACTAAACCGTGTCATTGAAAAACTTTTAAGGACGGGTGAAATAAAAAAAATATGCCGGAAATGGGGACTCTGGAATGCGGCGCAGGAAAAACTTTATTTGCATGAGGGATTATTGCAAAAATATGCTGAAAATCCGCCATCACCTGAAGAGCGAATTCCTTTAATAGTAACTACCTTCGTACCAACGTTATTAAAAGGGGCGTTAGTTACCATTGGCATTTCGGTTTTATCTATGATGCTTGCCGTTTCATTAGGAATTGTATTGGCAGTCATGCGTTTGTACGGCAATACATGGATTAAAAAAATTTCTACCGTATATATAGAAGTATATCGCGGAACACCCCTCCTGATACAACTCTACATTTTATATTACGGGCTTCCCAACATCGGTATCACCATGTCGGCATTCGCCGCAGCCATTTTAGGGCTGGGGATGAATTATGCGGCGTATGAAGCGGAAGTTTACCGAGCGGGCATACAGGCAATCCCGAAAGGCCAAACAGAGGCGGCCTTTTCATTGGGCATGTCGGGGCGGTTAACATTTGAAAAGATTATTTTCCCTCAAGCATTGAGGATTACATTGCCTCCGATTACGAACGATTTTATATCGTTATTTAAAGATTCTTCTTTGGTTTCGGTAATTGCGTTAGTAGAGCTTACTAAAAGTTATAGCATACTTGCGGCATCTTCTATGAAATTCTTTCAACTGGGGATTATTACCGCTTTGTTGTACTTTGGGATGAGTTATCCGCTTTCTCTTTACTCCAGAAGACTGGAGAAAAGGCTAAACGTCTTTTGA
- a CDS encoding flavin reductase family protein, protein MKKSLGAKAIAYPTPVFIVCSYDKEGKPNAMNVAWGGICCSSPPCVAISLRKATYSYNCIVERQAYTINIPSEKYAKQADYFGVVTGKDVDKFSAAGLTPIKGEFVDAPYINEFPVILECKLLHTFEIGLHTQFIGEIMDVKAEESALNNDGVPDIEKIRPMIYAPETRAYYGIGSCLGKAFSIGKNI, encoded by the coding sequence ATGAAAAAATCCTTAGGCGCAAAAGCTATTGCATACCCAACCCCCGTATTTATTGTTTGTTCCTATGATAAAGAAGGCAAACCAAACGCAATGAACGTAGCATGGGGCGGCATATGCTGTTCGAGTCCGCCATGCGTTGCCATCTCACTGAGAAAAGCGACATATTCGTATAATTGTATTGTTGAAAGGCAGGCGTATACGATTAATATTCCGTCTGAAAAATATGCAAAGCAGGCAGACTATTTTGGCGTTGTTACCGGTAAGGATGTGGATAAATTTTCTGCTGCCGGACTTACTCCCATCAAGGGAGAGTTTGTTGACGCACCGTATATAAATGAATTTCCGGTTATTCTGGAGTGTAAACTGCTTCACACCTTCGAAATAGGATTGCACACGCAATTTATCGGCGAGATTATGGATGTTAAGGCGGAAGAATCAGCCTTAAACAATGACGGCGTGCCTGATATTGAAAAGATCCGGCCTATGATATATGCCCCTGAAACACGTGCATATTACGGCATTGGAAGCTGCCTTGGCAAGGCATTTTCTATAGGAAAAAATATATAA
- a CDS encoding mannose-1-phosphate guanylyltransferase/mannose-6-phosphate isomerase, which yields MNKKTKTVIVTDKINGKAIILAGGKGTRLWPLSREDHPKQFVEFKDGLSLFQLTIERLLPCFSPKDIFIVSHESYKFTVLNQIQLLPGVKNAIKNLLKENIILEPVPKNTLPAIMLSLKYIESRTILNENELICVLPSDHIIEPVNDFEKCIRQAETLTEQDKIIVFGVKPTFPKEGYGYILLKRKFGAGYLVDTFVEKPSIQKAKLLIKKGGLWNSGIFCFNKKTFLGELAACSPSSYKYYQYTYDEFCRNFENIVADSIDYGIMQKTKNAALIKFNLKWSDLGSWDSYLQFYTNGKGNFTIGDAEFFDSKNCFAYSDNRLVCFLGVNDVMAIDAADSLLIVKRGCSDNVKELVSAINKKGLQHTKTGSTVYRPWGYYTVLHEQDNYKVKEIGVYPQKTLSLQKHKYRSEHWNVVEGKIDIYIGNTKKQIQKNESVFVPQNAKHRIHNPTDKIAKVIEVQIGSYVGEDDIVRYTTYK from the coding sequence ATGAACAAAAAAACAAAGACTGTTATTGTCACAGATAAAATAAACGGAAAGGCAATCATTCTGGCTGGGGGAAAAGGAACCAGACTATGGCCCTTATCCAGAGAAGACCACCCGAAACAATTTGTTGAATTTAAGGATGGATTGTCTTTGTTTCAGTTAACGATAGAAAGGCTTTTGCCATGTTTTTCCCCAAAAGACATTTTTATCGTTTCTCATGAAAGTTATAAGTTTACCGTTTTGAATCAGATTCAATTATTGCCTGGAGTAAAAAATGCAATCAAGAATTTGTTAAAGGAAAATATTATTTTAGAACCTGTTCCCAAAAACACCCTCCCAGCCATAATGCTCTCGTTAAAATATATTGAGAGTAGAACTATTTTAAATGAGAACGAACTCATATGTGTATTGCCGTCCGATCATATAATTGAACCGGTGAACGATTTTGAAAAATGCATACGGCAGGCGGAAACACTCACAGAACAGGATAAAATTATTGTATTTGGGGTGAAACCGACATTCCCCAAGGAAGGATACGGATATATTCTCCTGAAAAGAAAGTTCGGTGCAGGGTATTTGGTGGATACATTTGTAGAAAAGCCTTCGATTCAAAAAGCCAAATTACTTATAAAAAAAGGGGGGTTGTGGAATTCCGGGATATTTTGTTTTAATAAAAAAACATTCCTGGGAGAACTCGCAGCATGTTCACCGTCAAGCTACAAATATTATCAATATACGTATGATGAATTTTGCAGGAATTTTGAAAACATAGTGGCAGATTCTATTGATTACGGGATTATGCAAAAAACAAAAAATGCGGCATTGATCAAATTTAATCTTAAATGGTCGGATTTGGGAAGCTGGGATAGTTATTTACAGTTTTATACCAATGGAAAGGGAAATTTTACCATTGGAGATGCTGAATTTTTTGATTCAAAGAATTGCTTTGCGTATTCGGACAACAGGCTTGTTTGTTTTTTAGGTGTGAATGATGTAATGGCGATTGATGCTGCGGATTCTTTATTGATCGTTAAAAGGGGTTGTTCGGATAATGTAAAAGAACTCGTATCGGCGATAAATAAAAAAGGACTACAACACACAAAGACCGGCAGCACAGTGTACAGGCCGTGGGGGTACTATACGGTGTTGCATGAGCAAGACAATTACAAGGTAAAAGAAATCGGTGTGTATCCCCAAAAAACTCTTTCATTGCAAAAACATAAATACAGGAGCGAACATTGGAATGTTGTTGAGGGGAAAATTGATATATATATAGGCAATACAAAAAAGCAAATACAGAAAAATGAAAGCGTCTTTGTTCCTCAGAATGCCAAACATAGGATACACAATCCCACGGACAAAATTGCAAAAGTTATAGAAGTGCAGATTGGGAGTTATGTAGGTGAAGATGATATCGTCCGGTATACAACCTACAAATAA
- the yvcK gene encoding YvcK family protein, with product MKIKAIFFDLDDTLYDCTNLLIDASRRRAAKAMVEAGLPTTEENAYQLQKELIARHGPYHPVFNEIVKKFRANKKFINIAYRAYNSSELSGIVPFSDVIPTLRDLKKRGFKLFLLTVGVHERQENKVKILGLKSCFSEIIINDQEIGMLMEDCILDCLKRHNLNPNEAVMVGDRTRNELRAAKSLGLITIQMLHGRFKLEQPIHECDKPDYKIKRIFQIPTILQLYNSGKTPDNLKIVAIGGGTGLPIMLEGAKTYSKHLSAMVTVTDSGRSSGILREEFGILPPGDARNCLIALSETEEQEQELYQLFQYRFNKGSLNGMSLGNLLMAALTDLTGSFDLAIKKASKILNIRGKVLPSTLNDTHICAELEDGAYVEEEFNVRAVGKSPIKRVFLKNENVEPLPEAVEEILNADIIVIGPGSLYTSLITNLLVTGIRTAICNSNAVKIYVCNIVTQPGQTDKYKVSDHIQAINKYLVDGMVDYVIVNDKIPKKEILDRYKKEGAELAEFDNGVHGLNINIKKADLVEDFDKKRILWEKQDLLRHDPDKLADAVLRVYANLPMVKYK from the coding sequence ATGAAAATAAAGGCGATATTTTTTGATTTAGACGATACTTTGTACGACTGTACAAATCTGTTGATTGACGCTTCCAGGAGACGGGCAGCAAAAGCAATGGTTGAGGCAGGACTTCCCACTACGGAAGAGAACGCATATCAATTACAAAAGGAACTTATCGCCAGGCATGGCCCTTACCATCCCGTGTTTAACGAAATTGTAAAAAAATTTCGCGCAAACAAAAAATTTATCAATATTGCGTATCGTGCATACAATAGCAGCGAGCTTTCCGGGATCGTCCCCTTTTCCGATGTAATACCCACCCTCAGAGATTTAAAGAAAAGAGGATTCAAACTGTTTTTACTTACCGTGGGGGTGCATGAAAGGCAGGAAAACAAGGTCAAAATACTTGGTTTGAAATCGTGTTTTAGTGAAATTATCATTAATGACCAGGAAATTGGTATGCTTATGGAAGACTGCATACTTGATTGTCTCAAAAGACATAATTTAAATCCAAACGAAGCGGTTATGGTGGGCGACAGGACGCGGAATGAATTAAGGGCTGCAAAGTCCCTCGGATTGATTACGATACAGATGTTACATGGAAGATTTAAACTGGAACAACCAATACACGAATGCGATAAACCGGACTATAAAATAAAACGCATCTTTCAGATTCCTACGATTCTTCAACTTTACAATAGCGGTAAGACCCCTGATAATCTCAAGATTGTCGCAATTGGCGGCGGAACCGGTCTGCCGATTATGCTTGAAGGCGCTAAGACGTACAGCAAACACCTCTCGGCGATGGTTACCGTTACTGATTCAGGAAGAAGCTCCGGGATTTTAAGGGAAGAGTTTGGAATTCTCCCCCCGGGCGACGCAAGAAATTGCCTCATAGCTTTGTCGGAAACTGAAGAACAGGAACAGGAATTATACCAGCTTTTTCAATACAGATTCAACAAGGGTTCGTTAAATGGCATGAGTCTGGGAAATTTATTAATGGCCGCTTTAACTGACCTTACCGGCAGCTTCGACCTGGCGATAAAAAAGGCCAGCAAGATTTTAAATATTAGGGGAAAAGTGCTACCATCAACGCTTAATGATACACACATATGCGCAGAATTGGAAGATGGGGCTTATGTAGAAGAAGAGTTTAATGTCCGTGCCGTGGGAAAGTCTCCTATTAAAAGGGTGTTTTTAAAAAATGAAAATGTCGAACCATTGCCGGAAGCCGTGGAAGAAATTCTCAACGCGGACATTATTGTTATCGGCCCAGGCAGTTTGTACACAAGCCTTATAACAAATTTGCTGGTGACCGGAATACGCACCGCTATTTGTAACAGCAATGCAGTAAAAATTTATGTCTGTAATATCGTTACACAACCAGGGCAAACGGATAAATATAAAGTATCGGATCATATTCAGGCAATTAATAAATATCTTGTTGATGGCATGGTTGATTATGTGATTGTTAATGACAAAATTCCCAAAAAAGAGATTCTTGACCGGTACAAAAAAGAAGGGGCTGAATTGGCGGAATTTGACAATGGTGTGCACGGATTAAACATAAATATAAAAAAAGCGGATTTGGTAGAAGATTTTGATAAAAAACGTATCCTCTGGGAAAAACAGGATCTGCTTCGCCATGATCCGGACAAACTCGCAGATGCCGTATTAAGAGTATATGCCAACTTACCTATGGTAAAATATAAATAA
- the nfi gene encoding deoxyribonuclease V (cleaves DNA at apurinic or apyrimidinic sites) — protein sequence MHIRKIHPWTKNYAKAVQIQRELSNALILKKDHGKICTVAGADVSYDKYSDLVFAAVIVFRCNKNLEKIEEATAIEKAMFPYIPGLLSFREAPVLLKSFKKLKTAPDIILFDGQGIAHPRFLGLASHLGLILDKPAIGCAKSCLVGEYSAVENAVGAYSNLIYKDKMVGVALRTKLNTNPIFVSVGHKTSLSFATQFVLKVCRGYRITEPVRQAHLLVNKLRVQNIKKTQRISSIT from the coding sequence ATGCATATAAGAAAAATACATCCGTGGACGAAAAATTATGCGAAAGCTGTTCAAATCCAGAGAGAATTGAGCAATGCATTAATTTTAAAAAAAGATCACGGTAAAATATGCACGGTAGCGGGCGCCGATGTTTCATACGATAAATATAGCGATCTTGTATTTGCTGCAGTAATTGTCTTTAGGTGTAATAAAAATCTTGAAAAGATTGAAGAAGCAACTGCTATTGAAAAGGCCATGTTTCCATATATACCCGGCCTTTTGTCATTTAGAGAAGCACCCGTACTTCTTAAATCATTTAAGAAATTAAAAACAGCACCAGATATAATTCTTTTTGATGGACAAGGAATAGCGCATCCCCGGTTTTTAGGTCTTGCATCGCATTTAGGCCTTATCTTAGACAAACCGGCCATTGGTTGCGCAAAAAGCTGTCTGGTAGGTGAGTATTCTGCTGTTGAAAATGCAGTAGGCGCATACTCCAACCTCATTTATAAAGATAAAATGGTAGGAGTCGCATTGAGAACAAAATTAAATACAAATCCTATTTTTGTTTCTGTCGGGCACAAGACAAGCCTTTCTTTTGCAACGCAGTTTGTTTTAAAGGTATGCAGGGGGTATCGCATTACTGAACCGGTTCGGCAAGCACATTTGTTGGTAAATAAACTACGCGTTCAAAACATAAAAAAAACTCAAAGAATCTCTTCAATTACATAG
- a CDS encoding IS4-like element ISCku3 family transposase: MMREDWDLLRTFFPNDWKSLAVDTNALKGLRKDKSEEKLLRTLLIHLGCGYSLRETVVRAKRANLADLSDVALLKRLKKSKEWLYKLCLSLFRERGLQINKRNNFHLRLFDATTVKEPGKTGSLWRIHYSIEVPSLSCDFFKLTGTEGEGTGESFRQFPMKKDDYIIADRGYCTGQGIHHATRKGAYLSVRVNSQSLRIFGEEKKPFPLLKEIQYLKRPLAIKSWNVFIPNVDNTEYVKGRLCIIRKTEEAIKIAHKKLKRHASKKGIELKPETLIYAKYVIVFTTFPENQFTAFDILEWYRVRWQIELVFKRFKQIAQFGHLPKYDDDSSKAWLYGKLFVALLTEKLIDFATSFSPWGYFIVKQED; encoded by the coding sequence ATGATGAGAGAAGATTGGGATCTTCTAAGAACTTTCTTCCCAAACGATTGGAAAAGTTTAGCCGTTGATACAAATGCTTTAAAAGGCTTGCGCAAGGATAAATCTGAAGAAAAGCTTCTTCGAACATTATTAATTCATTTAGGATGTGGCTATTCATTGCGTGAAACAGTAGTTCGAGCCAAGCGTGCTAACTTAGCAGATTTATCCGATGTTGCCTTATTAAAGCGATTAAAAAAGAGCAAAGAATGGCTATATAAATTATGTTTATCTTTATTCCGTGAGCGTGGCCTCCAAATTAATAAACGGAATAATTTTCATCTTCGCTTATTTGATGCAACAACAGTAAAGGAACCTGGGAAAACAGGAAGTCTTTGGCGCATTCATTATAGTATTGAGGTTCCTTCATTATCTTGCGATTTCTTTAAACTTACGGGAACTGAAGGAGAAGGCACAGGAGAATCTTTTCGGCAGTTTCCGATGAAAAAAGATGATTATATTATAGCTGACAGAGGTTACTGTACTGGCCAAGGAATTCATCATGCAACAAGGAAAGGCGCTTATCTTAGCGTTAGAGTTAATTCGCAATCTCTACGGATATTCGGCGAAGAAAAGAAACCCTTTCCTTTATTGAAAGAAATCCAATATTTAAAAAGACCCCTTGCTATAAAATCATGGAACGTTTTTATTCCAAACGTTGATAATACTGAATATGTCAAAGGTCGTCTTTGTATAATACGCAAAACAGAAGAAGCCATTAAAATAGCTCATAAAAAACTTAAAAGACATGCAAGCAAAAAGGGCATTGAACTAAAACCGGAGACCCTTATTTATGCCAAGTACGTAATAGTATTCACAACGTTTCCTGAAAATCAATTTACCGCTTTTGATATCTTAGAATGGTATCGAGTTCGATGGCAAATTGAACTGGTCTTTAAAAGATTTAAACAAATAGCACAATTTGGACACTTACCTAAATACGATGATGATAGCTCAAAAGCTTGGCTTTATGGCAAACTATTCGTTGCTCTTTTGACAGAAAAACTAATAGATTTTGCTACGTCTTTTTCCCCCTGGGGATACTTCATTGTCAAGCAAGAAGACTAA